One stretch of Cololabis saira isolate AMF1-May2022 chromosome 15, fColSai1.1, whole genome shotgun sequence DNA includes these proteins:
- the LOC133461388 gene encoding alpha-taxilin-like, producing MQTLNTLSTPEEKLGGLCTMYAELLEENRNTQKQMKVLQNQLVQEKDNLRNEHSKAILARSKLESLCTELQRHNRTLNEEGIQRTRLEEEKRKEVTSHFQVTLNDIQTQMEQHDERNASLRQENADLAEKLKKLYEQYKLREEHIDKVVKHKDLQQQLVDAKLHQAQELLKESEERHEREKDFLLKEAVESQVMCELKLQSTCWSPLLRGEV from the coding sequence ATGCAGACCCTCAACACACTGAGCACCCCCGAGGAAAAGCTTGGAGGCCTTTGCACGATGTACGCCGAACTGTTGGAAGAGAACCGTAACACTCAGAAGCAGATGAAGGTGCTGCAGAACCAGCTGGTCCAGGAGAAAGACAACCTGAGGAACGAGCACAGCAAGGCCATCCTGGCCCGCAGCAAGCTGGAAAGCCTCTGCACGGAGCTGCAAAGACACAACCGGACACTCAATGAGGAAGGAATCCAAAGAACgcggctggaggaggagaagaggaaggaGGTGACTTCTCATTTCCAGGTGACGCTGAACGACATCCAGACTCAGATGGAGCAGCACGACGAGAGAAACGCCAGCCTTCGACAAGAGAACGCAGACCTGGCAGAAAAACTCAAGAAACTCTACGAACAGTACAAACTGCGCGAGGAGCACATCGACAAAGTGGTGAAGCACAAAGACCTGCAGCAACAGCTGGTGGATGCAAAGCTGCATCAGGCAcaggagctgctgaaggagTCGGAGGAGCGGCACGAGAGAGAGAAAGACTTTCTGCTAAAGGAAGCCGTAGAGTCTCAAGTGATGTGTGAGCTGAAGTTACAGAGTACCTGTTGGTCTCCTCTCTTAAGGGGGGAGGTGTGA